The DNA sequence CTTTGCCCGATCTTATGCTGATGCCGTCTGGTGCAAGTGAAAAAGGCAGAATTACTCAAGGAACAGCGCATGCTATTTTAGGTAAAATTTATTTATATGATAAAAAGAATGCTGAAGCAGCTGCCCAGTTTGAAATGGTAAATGGTACACCAGGACAGACCAGTCAATATGGATATAAATTAGTCAGCAATTTTGCGGATTTGTGGAAGGTAGATAATAAGTTTACAACCGAGTCTGTTCTTGAAGTAATGCATACTAACGTAAGTAATGCAGACTGGCCGTTTTGGGGTTCTGGAAAAGATGAAGGGAACTCAATCAATGTAATGCTGGGGATAAAATCTTACGGACGCGTTGCCAATGTACCAAATAATGATGCTCCGGATCTTTATGCAAGTTGGGGATTTAATCCTGTTACAGATGATCTGTTCAATTTTATGCAGGGAGACCCTCGTTTGAATGCAACGATTTTTAATGGTAAAAAATTCAAAGAAGAGGGCAAAATTACCTATTCACCAGGATATAAGGATACAGGATATTTCTTAAATAAATATTTACCAAGAAATGCAGATAAATCTAACCTTCCAGGACCTACAGAACTAAATTTCCGTCAGAATTATATTGCAATAAGATTAGCTGATACTTATCTGATGGAAGCTGAAGCTTTAGGAGGAGTAGGAGGAAGAGCTCAGGCTTTATTGGATGCGGTAAGAGCAAGAGTAGGCTTAGCATCAGTTCCGGTATCTTTACAGGCTATAAAAGATGAGAGAAGAAGAGAACTTGCCGGAGAAGGGCATAGGTGGTTTGACCTGGTTAGATGGGAAGATGCAACAGCAAAATTGGGAGCAAGAGGATTTAAGGCAGGGAAAAATGAAATACTGCCTATACCTTTTAATGAACTGGCAAATACTGCCTTAAAACAAAATCCTGGATACTAAACATGAAGTTTCACAACTTATATAGTTTCTTTAGAGGTGCCGCACTACTTAGTGGTGTGGCCCTTTTTTCTTTGTCATGTACATCAGTTGCTTCCAATAAAGGAAATGAAGTTCAGTACTGGCTTACAAAAGGTGATGGTAGTATAAAATTACAACAGCAGACTTCTGTTAAATTTGTAAATAGCACCAACAGCTTTCAGAATATTGAAATTGACGATTCTCAAAAGTTTCAATATATTGATGGTTTTGGATATACATTAACAGGAGGAAGTGTTGAGGTAATCAACAGATTGTCACCTTCCAAAAGAAAAGCACTGCTTAATGAGCTTTTTGGAAATGGCAAAAACTCAATTTCCATCAGTTATTTAAGATTGAGTATAGGTGCTTCCGATCTTGATGGTGAAATATTTTCTTACGATGATTTGCAGGAAGGACAAACTGATCCTTCTCTTTCAAAATTCAGCCTGGCAAAAGATAAAAATCTGATTGCTATGTTAAAAGAAATTTTAGCAATCAATCCTTCTGTTAAAATCATTGCAGCGCCGTGGTCTCCTCCGGTTTGGATGAAAGACAATGGAAAATCAAAAGGAGGAAGCTTGAAACCTGAATTCTATAAAACATATGCTCAATATTTTGTAAAATATATTCAGGGAATGAAAAAAGAAGGGATTCCCATTGATGCTGTAACTCCTCAGAATGAACCTCTGCATCCGGGAAATACCCCGAGCCTGTATATGCCTTCTGAGCAGCAGGGGAATTTTATTAAAAATCATTTAGGTCCGGTTTTTAAAGCCAATGGAGTTACCACTAAAATTGTGGTTTATGATCATAATTGCAACAAACCTGAATATGCCATTGATATTTTAAAAGATTCCG is a window from the Chryseobacterium indologenes genome containing:
- a CDS encoding RagB/SusD family nutrient uptake outer membrane protein, which gives rise to MKNKRFIYKSVSVLLLTGISFGAISCDRGNLEDVKNTGTFDSGNYFKNEEQAFSGLVATYDMLRKYSGGFENMVTFFNGASDDFYSGGGNSSDGAGIQGFSNYSINPIIMPASYWKDYYQGIAKANLLLDRIPAASMNDQTRKRFIAEAKVLRSLYYFELLRMFKNIPLILKPVLATDDFYNIPQEDPAKVYAQIESDIVSALPDLMLMPSGASEKGRITQGTAHAILGKIYLYDKKNAEAAAQFEMVNGTPGQTSQYGYKLVSNFADLWKVDNKFTTESVLEVMHTNVSNADWPFWGSGKDEGNSINVMLGIKSYGRVANVPNNDAPDLYASWGFNPVTDDLFNFMQGDPRLNATIFNGKKFKEEGKITYSPGYKDTGYFLNKYLPRNADKSNLPGPTELNFRQNYIAIRLADTYLMEAEALGGVGGRAQALLDAVRARVGLASVPVSLQAIKDERRRELAGEGHRWFDLVRWEDATAKLGARGFKAGKNEILPIPFNELANTALKQNPGY
- a CDS encoding glycoside hydrolase family 30 protein, with the translated sequence MKFHNLYSFFRGAALLSGVALFSLSCTSVASNKGNEVQYWLTKGDGSIKLQQQTSVKFVNSTNSFQNIEIDDSQKFQYIDGFGYTLTGGSVEVINRLSPSKRKALLNELFGNGKNSISISYLRLSIGASDLDGEIFSYDDLQEGQTDPSLSKFSLAKDKNLIAMLKEILAINPSVKIIAAPWSPPVWMKDNGKSKGGSLKPEFYKTYAQYFVKYIQGMKKEGIPIDAVTPQNEPLHPGNTPSLYMPSEQQGNFIKNHLGPVFKANGVTTKIVVYDHNCNKPEYAIDILKDSEANQYIDGSAFHLYEGDISALSTVYDAFPNKNLYFTEQWTGSKGTFAEDLNWHTKNVIIGSMRNWSKIALEWNLANDPKYAPHTDGGCTECKGAVTVSDSENFTRNVSYYIIAHASKFVPAGAQRIASTQTDKLSTAAFKTQFGKIVLIVQNDNPSDENFNIKFAGKTAAVTISGRSTATYIF